Below is a window of Leifsonia sp. NPDC080035 DNA.
TGACCCGGATGTTGTTGTGGAACGTCGCGACATCGCTGAGGATCGCGGGCGCAGGGATGGCCGCCAGGTGCACGATCGCGTCGAAGCCATCGTGCAGGTCGTTCACACCGAGAATCGCGTCGATCGTCTGACCGTAGTCGGTCAGGTCGACGCGCACGAAGCCGGGCCCGCGCTCCCCCGTCGCGTCGAGACTGACGACGGTGTGCCCCGCCGCGCGCAGTTCGCGCACGACCGTGCGTCCGAGCTTTCCTGATCCTCCGGTGACCGCAATGTCCATGCGGGAGAGTCTAGACGTCAGAACCAGTCGCTCTCGCGCACCTGCTTCATCGCCTCGCGGCGGCTGTCCTTGTCGAGCCGGTCGAGGTAGAGCTTCCCGTCGAGGTGGTCCGTCTCGTGCTGCAGCGCCTGCGCCATCACTCCGGTTCCGGAAAGCTCGATGGTCTCGCCGTCGAGGTTCAGGCCGCGCACCCGCGCGAACGGATACCGCGCGGTCTTGAACCAGAGCCCGGGCACCGAGAGGCAGCCCTCGTCCACCAGCTCCGGCTCACCGGACACCTCGATCAGCTCCGGGTTGATGATGTAGCCGACGTCGCCATCCACGTTGTAACTGAACGCCCGCAGGTTCACGCCGATCTGCGGCGCCGCCACGCCCGCGCGACCCGGCGGCAGCACGCTGTCGACCAGGTCCTCGACGAGACCGCGGACACCCTCGTCGATCTCGCCGATCGGCTCGGACGGGGTCTTCAGCACGGGGTCGCCGAACAGGCGGATCTGGCGTTCGGTCACAGGGGTCTCCTCGGGATGGTGCGGTGGATGAGGGCTCAGTCGCGCTCGGCGGGCAGGCCCTCGACGACGAGCGCGGCGAGCGTGCGGGCGGACAGCTTGGTCAGCGGCTTGAGGTCCTTCCAGGACACGACCGAGCCGGCGGCGAGCTGCGGGTCGTACGGGATGCGCACGATCTCGCGCACACGCGACCGGAAATGCGACTCGATCTCCTCCAGCTTGACCAGGTTGGTGCCCTGGGTGGCGGTGTTCAGCGCGACGATGGCGTTCCGGACGAGGTCGCCGTAGCCGTTCGCCTCGAGCCACGTGAGCGTCTCCGACGCCAGCCGGGCCTCGTCGACGCTGCCACCGGAGACGATCACCAGCGAATCGGCGCGCTGCAGGGTGGCGCGCATCACCGAGTGCACGATACCGGTTCCGCAGTCGGTCAGGACGATCGAGTAGAACCGCGCGGTGAGGTCGGCGACCACGTTGTAGTCGTTCTCGTCGAACGCCTCGGAGAGCAGCGGGTCGGTGTCGGAGGCGAGAATGTCGAGGCGGGTCTCGTCGCGCGAGACGAGGGCGGAGAAGTCGGTGAAGCCGTTGATGCTCGCCGCCTTGTGCACGACGTCCCGCACCGTTGCGCGGGTCTGCTTCGGGACGCGCTCGGACAGCGTCCCCCGGTCCGGGTTCGCGTCGATCGCGACGATGCGATCCTCCCGGGCGTCGGCCAGCGCCATCCCGAGCAAGGTGGTCACCGTGGTCTTGCCGACGCCGCCCTTGCGGGTGAGCACCGGGACGAAGCGGGTGCCGCCCTCGAACTGCTTCTGGATGCGGTGGTCGAGCTCCTTGCGCGCCCGCACCTTGGCCGAGTCGCCGAGGTTCACCGTCCGGAAGGTGACGTTGTACACGAACCGCTGCCACGTGCCCTCCGGGCCTGGACGCGTCTTGCGGTTGACCTCCAGGAGCCGGTCGGCGGTCAGCATCGCCGCGGGCTCCGGCTGCGACGCGTGCTCGCCCCGCAGCCGATCCCGGCGGGACTGCCCGCCCGGCAGCGGTGGGATGTCCGCCGCATCACGCCCGTCCTGCTGGATCGGGGTCGAACCGGTGCCGAGCCGCGACGCCATGATCGCCACGGAGGTC
It encodes the following:
- the def gene encoding peptide deformylase, whose product is MTERQIRLFGDPVLKTPSEPIGEIDEGVRGLVEDLVDSVLPPGRAGVAAPQIGVNLRAFSYNVDGDVGYIINPELIEVSGEPELVDEGCLSVPGLWFKTARYPFARVRGLNLDGETIELSGTGVMAQALQHETDHLDGKLYLDRLDKDSRREAMKQVRESDWF
- a CDS encoding MinD/ParA family protein, coding for MAEKPEEPERGDLASQDDELTLTPAETLRIAVDLPPAAPKEIPEDEAAVAIDDVPVDPGFVQSVIEPTTTSVAIMASRLGTGSTPIQQDGRDAADIPPLPGGQSRRDRLRGEHASQPEPAAMLTADRLLEVNRKTRPGPEGTWQRFVYNVTFRTVNLGDSAKVRARKELDHRIQKQFEGGTRFVPVLTRKGGVGKTTVTTLLGMALADAREDRIVAIDANPDRGTLSERVPKQTRATVRDVVHKAASINGFTDFSALVSRDETRLDILASDTDPLLSEAFDENDYNVVADLTARFYSIVLTDCGTGIVHSVMRATLQRADSLVIVSGGSVDEARLASETLTWLEANGYGDLVRNAIVALNTATQGTNLVKLEEIESHFRSRVREIVRIPYDPQLAAGSVVSWKDLKPLTKLSARTLAALVVEGLPAERD